The following nucleotide sequence is from Bacteroidota bacterium.
ACCGGTTACCCCGTTGTAAGTAATTTACTGAGCACTACTGTGGTTGCTTCCGATTGCATGACTGCCGATGCTATGGCTACTGCCTTTATGGTAATGGGTCTTGAAAATAGCATAGCATGGCTAACTAAGCACCCCGAATTGGATGCCTTCCTCATTTATGCCGATGAAGATGGTAATTATAAAACTTTTATTACGGAGGGAATGAAAAACTCAATGGTGCAATAGGAGTCATTGTCTAGGAAAAATTATATTCTTTCTACTGGGGTGCTTTTAAGAAAAGTGCATTCTATTCAGCAGATTTTTTCGACCCGAGGCCCGACACATCGACTTTTAAGTACAAAGGATTAATGTTTTTTGCGGCTCTTTTCCGAACGGCTTCACGGTATCTCTTGTTTTCATCGCATTTCACACAGGTAATTCCCAAATGCCGCATATTTCTGTTTGTGCCTACCTCCGTTTCCGGAAAGTTACCCCCCTTCACAAAGAAAATCCTCACACCAAGAATTAAAAAGGAAATACCCACCAGCACAATCGCAATTAATACTACTTCCATGTTTCAATTTTTTACAAAATTAATCAATCCTGTCATTCTATATCTTAGTTTGCAAAACAACACAAACGTATATTCAAGCTCTATTGTTGCTATATTTGTTAAACAACAAGCCTGCTCGATTGTTCCATACTTGATAAAAAAATAATATGACCAAGAGCGCACATTCACTTCCTGCAACCAAAGACCAAATTCTTCGCGATTATAAAACCGGATGGCAAAGCCGCTATTTGAGCATGGCTGGCCGTAAAGAAGTACTTACCGGAAAGGCAAAATTTGGAATTTTTGGCGATGGCAAAGAAATTCCTCAGCTGGTGCTGGCACATTTTTTCGAAAAAGGCGACTGGCGATCGGGTTACTACCGCGACCAGACGCTGATGCTCGCCACAGAAATGTTTACGCTCGAAGAATTTTTTTACCAACTCTACGGGGCTACCAACATCGAGCAAAACCCTTCCAATGGTGGTCGTTCGTTTAACAACCATTTTGGTTCGCGCATCCTTAAAGAAAATGGCGAATGGATCGACCTGATGGCGCAAAAGAACTCTGCTGCCGATTTATCCCCTACAGCCGGCCAGATGCCCCGTTCGATTGGCCTGGCACTGGCATCGAAAATTTATAGACACAATAAAACCCTGCATGACGAAACTACTTTTTCGAACAAAGGAAACGAGGTTGTTTTTGCCACTATTGGTGATGCAAGCACTTCCGAGGGACACTTTTTTGAAATACTGAACGCAGCAGGTGTGTTGCAAGTACCCTTGGTAACCTGCGTGTGGGATGATGGCTATGGCATTTCGGTAGAAAAAGAAAAACAAACCATAAAAGGCAGCATCTCGGAAGCACTCAGCGGTTTTGAGAAAAAAGATAAGTCGAACGGATTGCTCATTTACCGCGGTAAAGGCTGGGATTATGAAGGGCTCTTCGATATCTTTAGCGAAGGTATAGCCCAGGCTCGCAAGCACCATGTGCCGGTGCTGTTTCATATCGACGAAATTACCCAACCCCTTGGGCATTCTACTTCGGGCTCGCATGAACGCTACAAATCGGCCGAACGGCTCGAATGGGAAAAGGAATATGACGGTCTTGCAAAATTGCGCGAATTGATTCTTCAAAAGAAACTCGCAACAGCAGCACAACTCAACGCCATTGAAGCTGAAGCCAGCACAGAAGTGAATAAAGCACGTGAAATTGCATGGAAAGGTTTCCGGAAGCCCATCAATCAGCACAAGCAGGAGCTGATGGCGATTATTAAAAACCGAAGATGTGCGTGTAGGAACGAAGGAATTGATAAACTTTCAATCTTGGTTCGTAACCTCGAACACACCGAAACCCCATTAAGAAAAGACATTACTTCTGCCGCCAGAAAACTTTTAAGGTTCGTGTGCAGCGATTGTCCAGAGCGCGAGGACCTACAGGAAAAAATTAAGTCCTGGCTGGCACAAAACAGGTCGATGAATTTTGAACAATACAGCTCAGGAGTCTATTCGGAGAATGAAAAATCGGTACTTCACCAGGAAGGAGTACCACCCCTATACCCAGAAAAACCTGAAGAGGTGCCAGGCAGGCTGATTATTCGCGACAACTTCGACAAACTGTTTGCCAAATACCCCAAACTGGTTGCCTTTGGCGAAGATGTAGGTAAGATTGGCGGTGTTAACCAAACTTACGAAGGCTTGCAGGAAAAATATGGCATAAGCCGCATTTTCGATACTGGCATTCGCGAAACAAGCATTATGGGCAAAGGTATAGGATTAGCCCTGAGGGGATTCAGGCCCATTGCCGAAATCCAATACCTCGATTACCTGCTTTACGGCCTGCAAACCCTCAGCGATGATCTGGCAACCCTTCACTGGCGCACTACCGCCGGCCAATCGGCACCCCTTATTGTAAGTACCCGTGGGCACAGGCTCGAAGGAATCTGGCATGCCGGTTCGCCCATAGGCATGATAATAAATGCCCTGCGCGGAATATATTTATGTGTGCCCCGCAACATGACTCAGGCGGCAGGATTTTACAATATGCTGCTCGAAGGACAAGACCCGGCCATCATCATTGAGCCACTCAATGCCTATCGCCTGAAGGAGCCCATGCCCCAAAACCTTGGCGAATTTAAAATCGCCCTCGGAGTGCCTGAATTTATCTGCAATGGCGACGACATTACCGTGGTAACCTATGGTTCGAGCGTACGTGTGGCACATGAGGCAGCCTTGCAACTCGAAGAATTTGGCATATTTATCGATTTGATAGATGCACAAACACTACTTCCCTTCGATATCAACCATTCGATTGTAGAATCATTGAAACGAACCCACAAGATTATTTTTATGGACGAAGATGTACCCGGAGGTGCTTCGGCTTACATGATGCAGAAAGTGCTCGAAGAGCAAGGCGGCTTTGATTACCTCGAAATGGCACCTCGTACCCTCTCCGGTCGCGACCACCGGCCGGCTTATACTTCCGATGGCGATTATTATTCGAACCCCATTGCCGACGACCTTTTTGAAATGGCGTATGAGATAATGTGCAAGGTCAACCCAAATAAGTTCAAACCACTTCAATAATACAGCCTTCGCTAACATTTCCTTCGCCATAGCATCAGAACCTGCCCATACTCTTGACTGATGTATTGCAATTATTTAATTTTAAAGGCTGTAATGCTTTACTTTTATTAATATACACTTCACAATTTACTAATATGCAGGTTGTACCTTCGCCAGGTACTAAAAATTAATCTATGTATCTGAAAACCCTTCAGGATAAAAATAGTAACTACAACCAAAGTACCATTCCCCAGTTTATCATTGAAGATGAACTATACATTACCAGACTTGCCAGAACCCCGATTGAACTCGACGAAGCCTTAAAACTTCGCTTCGAAGTGTTTAACCTTGAAATGGGAGAAGGCTTGCAATCTTCTTTTCAAACCCTGCGCGACGAAGATGATTTCGACCAGCAGTGCCACCATTTAATTATTATTGAAAAAGCTAGCCAAAAAATTATTGGCACCTACCGGATGCAGTCTTACGATATTGCTAAAGAAGGTAAAGGTTTTTATTCCAACGATGAGTTTGTGCTTGATTCATTGCCGGTTTCGATAATTGAAAATGCAGCAGAATTAGGCCGTGCCTGTATTGCACGCGATTTTCGTAACAAAAAAACATTGTACCTGCTCTGGTGTGGTATTGCACGTTATGCCCAGTACACCGAAAAACGGTATCTATTTGGTTGCTGCTCGCTAAAAAGCCAAGATGACCTGGAAGGTATAAAACTCTGGCAACAGCTTAAAGATGCAGGTCACCTCGATAAAAACTTCCTGATAGGCACCCAGCCAGAGTATACCATTCGTGCCAACAAACTAATAGCCAACCAGCCCGAGATAGAAATGCCCCCGCTACTGGGCATGTACCTGCGCTATGGTGCTACTGTAATAAGTTACCCAGCCATCGACAGGGCCTTTAAAACCATCGATTATCTGGTACTACTCGACACCCATCAGTTATCTCCTGTGGCAAGACGAATGTTCTTTGGTGAATAAATACTTTGATGCTATAATTCAGGGTTCCTTGTCTTATAAGGCTTAAAAAGAAATAAGTAACAATTACTTAACGCAAAATTAAATCAGAAAGCTTTATATTTTTATTCCTTAGCGTTGGCATTAAGAGAAGGGAATTAGGTTACAGAGATAAAAGAATTTTGTACCTTGAATTGTGGAATTTGGACTCATTACCTTCCATTCATAAAAGCTGCATGAATAAAACACGTCGAAAAGTTGAGATCGCAGTTATTTCCGATGTTCACTTGGGAACCTATGGATGCCATGCCCGAGAACTCAACCGGTACCTGAAAAGTATCCATCCCGAAACCCTAATTCTCAATGGCGATATAATCGACATCTGGCAGTTTTCGAAGCGATACTGGCCCAACCCTCACATGAAGGTGATAAAGCAAATTTTAAATCTGTCTGCCAAAGGTACCAAAGTATATTACGTCACCGGAAACCACGATGAAACCTTGCGCAAATTTGCCGGATTAAGCATGGGAAATTTTCACATTGTCAATAAACTCGAACTCGAACTAGATGGCAAAAAAGCCTGGATTTTCCATGG
It contains:
- a CDS encoding transketolase yields the protein MTKSAHSLPATKDQILRDYKTGWQSRYLSMAGRKEVLTGKAKFGIFGDGKEIPQLVLAHFFEKGDWRSGYYRDQTLMLATEMFTLEEFFYQLYGATNIEQNPSNGGRSFNNHFGSRILKENGEWIDLMAQKNSAADLSPTAGQMPRSIGLALASKIYRHNKTLHDETTFSNKGNEVVFATIGDASTSEGHFFEILNAAGVLQVPLVTCVWDDGYGISVEKEKQTIKGSISEALSGFEKKDKSNGLLIYRGKGWDYEGLFDIFSEGIAQARKHHVPVLFHIDEITQPLGHSTSGSHERYKSAERLEWEKEYDGLAKLRELILQKKLATAAQLNAIEAEASTEVNKAREIAWKGFRKPINQHKQELMAIIKNRRCACRNEGIDKLSILVRNLEHTETPLRKDITSAARKLLRFVCSDCPEREDLQEKIKSWLAQNRSMNFEQYSSGVYSENEKSVLHQEGVPPLYPEKPEEVPGRLIIRDNFDKLFAKYPKLVAFGEDVGKIGGVNQTYEGLQEKYGISRIFDTGIRETSIMGKGIGLALRGFRPIAEIQYLDYLLYGLQTLSDDLATLHWRTTAGQSAPLIVSTRGHRLEGIWHAGSPIGMIINALRGIYLCVPRNMTQAAGFYNMLLEGQDPAIIIEPLNAYRLKEPMPQNLGEFKIALGVPEFICNGDDITVVTYGSSVRVAHEAALQLEEFGIFIDLIDAQTLLPFDINHSIVESLKRTHKIIFMDEDVPGGASAYMMQKVLEEQGGFDYLEMAPRTLSGRDHRPAYTSDGDYYSNPIADDLFEMAYEIMCKVNPNKFKPLQ
- a CDS encoding GNAT family N-acetyltransferase; this translates as MYLKTLQDKNSNYNQSTIPQFIIEDELYITRLARTPIELDEALKLRFEVFNLEMGEGLQSSFQTLRDEDDFDQQCHHLIIIEKASQKIIGTYRMQSYDIAKEGKGFYSNDEFVLDSLPVSIIENAAELGRACIARDFRNKKTLYLLWCGIARYAQYTEKRYLFGCCSLKSQDDLEGIKLWQQLKDAGHLDKNFLIGTQPEYTIRANKLIANQPEIEMPPLLGMYLRYGATVISYPAIDRAFKTIDYLVLLDTHQLSPVARRMFFGE